One window of the Amycolatopsis mediterranei genome contains the following:
- a CDS encoding helix-turn-helix domain-containing protein, protein MVDGLTCGNVTISRCNRGETIMGGRRHGLIRARKAAIYTQESLAHALDMDMKTVGTWERGEAEPVPYKRPKLAKLLGISLAKLEELLAEGTAGVPAEPAPADEPAAPSPAPSPAPRGGLLLPVIVDGRPVLMPLDGATAATSGLGSLLPPALVAGDEANLPAAQAAEWDAMSPLSRRSLLTNGFAAAALPALGLDDLHRVAEAMADARRYFDGPVLDYFSRQLDICKSDDGTLGPAKTLPLVLGVVGAIEEHARDVKPSIRRDLLRLGAESAEFAGWLYRDVRDFGRTLYWYDRAMEWAQEANDPAMQGYVLLKKAQLAFDQREPQRMLTLAQAVQHGPWSLPNRVQAESVQQEARAEVMLGATADAVAPKLDQARQLLGARDDGASTLGAHYNDTLLTMQTAICYTEAGAPRRAVELYDESLVEDRFSPRDYGFFLSLRAGSLALAGEPDEAARTGVESAARADSTSSRRTKQELVRVLEHLRPWTNRPAVTQLREVVAS, encoded by the coding sequence GTGGTCGACGGTCTGACCTGCGGTAATGTGACGATCTCGCGCTGTAATCGAGGGGAGACGATCATGGGCGGTCGGCGACACGGCCTGATCCGGGCACGCAAGGCCGCCATCTACACCCAGGAGTCACTCGCCCACGCTCTCGACATGGACATGAAGACAGTGGGCACGTGGGAGCGCGGCGAGGCCGAGCCCGTGCCGTACAAGCGACCGAAACTGGCCAAGCTGCTGGGTATTTCTCTCGCCAAGCTGGAAGAACTGCTGGCGGAGGGCACCGCTGGCGTTCCCGCGGAGCCGGCCCCGGCCGACGAGCCCGCCGCGCCGAGTCCTGCACCGTCGCCCGCGCCGCGCGGCGGTCTGCTCCTGCCGGTTATCGTGGACGGACGGCCCGTACTGATGCCGCTGGACGGGGCTACCGCCGCCACCAGCGGCCTGGGGTCACTTCTGCCGCCTGCTCTCGTCGCCGGTGACGAGGCCAACCTTCCAGCGGCCCAAGCCGCGGAATGGGACGCCATGAGTCCGCTTAGCCGCCGTTCGCTGCTCACGAACGGCTTCGCAGCCGCTGCCCTCCCGGCCCTCGGCCTTGACGACCTCCACCGCGTGGCCGAAGCCATGGCCGACGCCCGCCGCTACTTCGATGGCCCGGTGCTCGACTACTTCAGCCGCCAGCTCGACATTTGCAAGTCGGATGACGGCACGCTCGGACCGGCCAAGACCTTGCCGCTCGTGCTCGGGGTGGTGGGTGCGATTGAAGAGCACGCCCGGGACGTCAAGCCGAGCATCCGGCGCGACCTGCTCAGGCTGGGAGCCGAAAGTGCCGAGTTCGCGGGCTGGCTGTACCGCGACGTGCGCGACTTCGGCCGGACGCTGTACTGGTACGACCGGGCTATGGAGTGGGCGCAAGAGGCGAACGACCCAGCCATGCAGGGCTATGTCCTCCTCAAGAAGGCACAGCTGGCCTTCGACCAGCGCGAACCACAGCGGATGCTGACACTGGCCCAAGCGGTTCAGCACGGGCCGTGGTCCTTGCCGAACCGTGTCCAAGCCGAGTCGGTGCAGCAGGAGGCGCGGGCGGAAGTCATGCTCGGCGCCACCGCCGACGCCGTGGCCCCGAAGCTGGACCAGGCCCGTCAGCTGCTGGGTGCTCGCGATGACGGGGCGTCCACGCTGGGAGCGCACTACAACGACACGCTGCTGACCATGCAGACAGCGATCTGTTACACCGAGGCCGGAGCACCGCGGCGGGCGGTGGAGCTGTACGACGAGTCGCTAGTGGAAGACCGGTTTTCGCCGCGCGACTACGGGTTCTTCTTGTCGCTGCGGGCCGGTTCGCTGGCGCTGGCCGGTGAGCCGGACGAGGCCGCCCGGACCGGCGTCGAGTCGGCCGCGCGGGCTGACAGCACCAGCTCGCGGCGGACGAAGCAGGAGCTGGTCCGCGTGCTGGAACACCTCCGGCCTTGGACGAACCGGCCTGCCGTGACGCAGCTGCGCGAGGTCGTCGCCAGCTAG
- a CDS encoding multiubiquitin domain-containing protein, translated as MSSTLEQQVEAHGRTVEIRVNKKPVEVKGPRVTGLEIKQAAIAQGVKIEVDFILSEELPSGETKVIGNGDVVTVTKHSKFTAIADDDNS; from the coding sequence ATGTCCAGCACACTAGAACAGCAGGTCGAGGCCCACGGCCGGACCGTGGAGATCCGCGTCAACAAGAAGCCGGTCGAGGTCAAGGGGCCGCGGGTCACCGGTCTGGAGATCAAGCAGGCGGCCATCGCGCAGGGCGTGAAGATCGAAGTCGACTTCATCCTGTCGGAGGAGCTGCCGTCGGGCGAAACCAAGGTCATCGGCAACGGTGACGTGGTCACGGTGACCAAGCACTCCAAGTTCACCGCTATCGCCGACGACGACAACTCCTGA
- a CDS encoding Imm1 family immunity protein — protein sequence MVALDIWYRQAGPDNTHPEGATTTVDTVDELNNFIDEVLDETEGYAVPPMIQVAVSGDYNAPVLDVGLGPEYGFIQCLSADGGWSLGDAKCTGHVTYDYMAHAREIPANAEIPLEQVRVAMEQFLTTGTKPKAISWQQPADA from the coding sequence ATGGTCGCGTTAGACATCTGGTACCGACAAGCCGGGCCGGACAACACGCACCCGGAGGGCGCGACGACGACCGTGGACACGGTGGACGAGCTGAATAATTTCATAGATGAAGTATTAGACGAAACCGAGGGGTATGCCGTGCCGCCCATGATCCAGGTGGCGGTGTCCGGCGACTACAACGCGCCGGTGCTCGATGTCGGCCTCGGGCCGGAGTATGGCTTTATTCAGTGCTTGTCGGCGGACGGCGGCTGGTCCCTCGGGGACGCGAAGTGCACCGGCCACGTGACGTACGACTACATGGCGCACGCACGGGAGATTCCAGCCAACGCCGAAATACCGCTGGAGCAGGTGCGCGTGGCCATGGAGCAGTTTCTGACCACAGGCACCAAGCCGAAAGCCATCTCTTGGCAACAGCCGGCGGACGCATGA
- a CDS encoding MFS transporter → MEKPAGRREWLGLAVLVLPTLLVAMDMTSLFLALPQLSADLGASSTEQLWITDSYGFVVAGFVITMGTLGDRIGRRRLLLAGGGAFGLLSIVAAFSTGPVMLIVVRAALGVAGATLMPSTLALITNMFRDEKQRGKAISIWATCQFAGGATGPVFAGFLLQHFSWGSVFLVAVPAVAVLLVAGPFLLPEFRAPASGRLDLPGVALSLTAVLLVVFGLKQLATGSLVLPVAAIATGTLLGIVFARRQLTTASPLLDLRLFRNRPFTAVLVALVFAGVAMAGVGLLVTQYLQSVLGHSPLVSALLFAPMGLGVAAGTMTAPALTRFVTPATAIAGGLVVSAAGSLLLAVTDGLLPVVVGITVLTLGTGPLFALGIGLVVGSVPPERAGSAASMADTGNYLGGSLGMALIGLTAAAVYRGMFPAATTLAVDVTRPAVAEQAKEAFTTALNVTGVIAAVLFAGLALLVTTMRRTTAEVVEPAMAE, encoded by the coding sequence ATGGAGAAGCCGGCCGGACGGCGGGAGTGGCTGGGACTGGCGGTGCTGGTGCTGCCCACCCTGCTCGTCGCGATGGACATGACCTCGCTGTTCCTCGCGCTGCCGCAGCTGAGTGCGGATCTCGGCGCGAGCAGCACCGAACAGCTGTGGATCACCGACAGCTACGGCTTCGTCGTCGCCGGGTTCGTCATCACCATGGGCACGCTCGGCGACCGGATCGGGCGGCGGCGGCTGCTGCTCGCGGGCGGCGGGGCCTTCGGGCTCCTGTCGATCGTCGCCGCGTTCTCGACCGGGCCGGTGATGCTCATCGTCGTGCGCGCGGCGCTCGGGGTCGCCGGGGCGACGCTGATGCCGTCGACGCTCGCCCTGATCACGAACATGTTCCGCGACGAGAAACAGCGCGGGAAGGCCATTTCGATCTGGGCCACCTGCCAGTTCGCGGGCGGCGCGACCGGTCCGGTGTTCGCCGGCTTCCTGCTCCAGCACTTCTCGTGGGGCTCGGTGTTCCTGGTCGCCGTCCCGGCCGTCGCCGTCCTGCTCGTCGCGGGCCCGTTCCTGCTGCCGGAGTTCCGCGCGCCGGCGTCCGGGCGGCTGGACCTGCCCGGGGTGGCGCTCTCGCTGACCGCGGTGCTGCTGGTCGTGTTCGGCCTCAAGCAGCTGGCCACCGGCTCGCTGGTCCTGCCGGTCGCGGCGATCGCCACCGGGACGCTGCTGGGCATCGTCTTCGCCCGCCGTCAGCTCACGACGGCCTCGCCGCTGCTGGACCTGCGGCTGTTCCGGAACCGCCCGTTCACCGCGGTGCTGGTCGCGCTGGTGTTCGCCGGGGTCGCGATGGCCGGTGTCGGCCTGCTGGTGACGCAGTACCTGCAGAGTGTCCTCGGCCACTCCCCGCTCGTCTCGGCGCTGCTGTTCGCCCCGATGGGCCTGGGCGTGGCGGCGGGCACGATGACGGCACCGGCGTTGACCCGGTTCGTCACCCCGGCCACGGCGATCGCGGGCGGCCTGGTGGTGTCGGCGGCGGGCAGCCTCCTGCTGGCGGTGACCGACGGGCTGCTGCCGGTCGTGGTGGGCATCACGGTGCTGACGCTGGGCACGGGCCCGCTGTTCGCGCTGGGCATCGGCCTGGTGGTGGGATCGGTCCCACCGGAGCGCGCGGGCTCAGCGGCCTCGATGGCGGACACCGGCAACTACCTGGGCGGATCGCTGGGCATGGCGTTGATCGGCCTGACGGCGGCGGCGGTGTACCGCGGCATGTTCCCGGCGGCCACGACCCTGGCGGTCGACGTCACCCGGCCGGCGGTGGCCGAGCAAGCGAAGGAGGCGTTCACGACGGCGCTGAACGTGACGGGCGTGATCGCGGCGGTGCTGTTCGCGGGACTGGCGCTGCTGGTGACGACGATGCGCCGGACCACGGCCGAGGTGGTGGAGCCGGCCATGGCGGAGTGA
- a CDS encoding helix-turn-helix domain-containing protein: protein MVKKGWFDAEAFYAALDSVRQARKLNWKQVAGESGVSASTLTRMAQGKRPDVDGLAALVAWSGLDADDYVRSEEGRPEPEPLAMISTYLRSDRNLSNEAATALDEMIKATYERLRHKD from the coding sequence ATGGTCAAGAAGGGATGGTTCGACGCTGAGGCCTTCTACGCAGCGCTGGACAGTGTTCGGCAGGCGAGAAAACTCAACTGGAAGCAGGTGGCCGGCGAGTCGGGCGTGAGTGCCTCAACGCTGACTCGGATGGCACAGGGCAAGCGACCTGATGTGGATGGTCTCGCTGCTCTCGTGGCGTGGTCAGGGCTTGACGCTGACGACTACGTCCGGTCGGAGGAAGGTCGGCCCGAACCTGAGCCGCTAGCGATGATCTCTACCTACCTGCGGAGCGATCGCAACCTGTCGAACGAGGCGGCGACGGCGCTCGACGAGATGATTAAGGCGACCTACGAACGGTTGCGGCACAAGGACTAG
- a CDS encoding DddA-like double-stranded DNA deaminase toxin, which yields MAGVEDLAAAVRTALGKLSPASLEQAAGCLDEAVQALTQTGSQQPEMQQAISGLMSVAEGVTSVQQLVARASGLLTTYLDRLGTEQPADGSTSSSAPASDEAADTPQPDSNPLPARDGQRLDREQAEAIRAQLPPTVKPGTGQKTHGCWVDEQGQPQSVTSGQDNSAAAVWARLQALGIPLSGPPTATADVEQKVAIQMIQQGRQHVDVVINNEPCRGRFSCDTLVPIILPEGSSLTVHGTNGFRKTYTGGAKPPWSR from the coding sequence ATGGCCGGTGTCGAGGACCTCGCAGCCGCCGTCCGCACTGCATTGGGCAAGCTCTCACCGGCCAGCCTGGAGCAGGCGGCCGGGTGCCTCGACGAAGCCGTCCAGGCCCTGACCCAGACCGGCTCCCAGCAGCCCGAGATGCAGCAGGCCATCTCGGGCTTGATGAGCGTCGCGGAAGGTGTGACCAGTGTTCAGCAACTGGTGGCTCGGGCCAGTGGCCTGCTGACCACCTACCTGGACCGGCTCGGCACCGAGCAGCCAGCGGACGGCTCCACCAGCTCGTCCGCGCCGGCCTCGGACGAGGCCGCGGACACCCCCCAACCGGACTCCAACCCGCTGCCCGCCCGAGACGGCCAGCGCCTGGACCGCGAGCAGGCCGAAGCCATCCGCGCCCAGCTACCACCGACCGTGAAACCCGGCACGGGGCAGAAGACACATGGCTGCTGGGTGGACGAGCAGGGCCAGCCGCAGAGCGTGACAAGCGGTCAGGACAACAGTGCGGCGGCCGTCTGGGCACGCCTCCAGGCCTTGGGCATTCCGCTCTCCGGCCCGCCGACCGCCACGGCGGACGTCGAGCAGAAGGTGGCGATTCAGATGATCCAGCAGGGCCGCCAGCACGTGGACGTGGTCATCAACAACGAGCCGTGCCGCGGGCGCTTCAGCTGCGACACACTCGTGCCGATCATCCTGCCGGAGGGCTCTAGCCTGACGGTGCACGGAACGAACGGCTTTCGGAAGACTTACACAGGAGGAGCGAAACCGCCATGGTCGCGTTAG
- a CDS encoding carboxymuconolactone decarboxylase family protein produces the protein MTATAKKFGRVPSAVARLATSPELLNGFLKLSAIFESTTLTALEREVLIMTVAARNECHLCVAMHTATLTRLSAAPELVAALRAEAPLPEPRLEALRVFVHAVMDTRGEVPAEGLEAFTGAGYTQRNALEVVLGIGTYTLSTFANRLTRAPLDDAFAEHAWHAA, from the coding sequence ATGACGGCCACCGCGAAGAAGTTCGGCCGCGTGCCGTCCGCCGTCGCCCGGCTGGCCACCTCACCGGAACTGCTCAACGGCTTCCTCAAGCTCAGCGCGATCTTCGAGTCCACGACCCTGACGGCGCTGGAACGCGAAGTGCTGATCATGACGGTGGCCGCGCGCAACGAGTGCCACCTCTGCGTGGCGATGCACACGGCCACCCTGACCCGCCTGTCCGCCGCCCCGGAACTGGTGGCGGCGCTGCGGGCGGAGGCCCCGCTGCCGGAGCCGCGGCTGGAGGCGCTGCGCGTCTTCGTCCACGCGGTCATGGACACCCGGGGCGAAGTCCCGGCCGAGGGGCTGGAGGCGTTCACCGGCGCCGGCTACACGCAGCGGAACGCCTTGGAGGTGGTGCTGGGGATCGGGACGTACACGCTGTCGACGTTCGCCAACCGCCTCACCCGCGCCCCGCTCGACGACGCCTTCGCCGAGCACGCCTGGCACGCGGCGTAA
- a CDS encoding deaminase has protein sequence MSEARAVGNDEQREAAGPELCIALITPLGAPTDHLVAMLESELRTYNYSSEPIRLSDLLAARYEGEIPQYRDLRTAKLVELGNELCKELSDRSAVARLGIEEIVHRRADNPYSRRRAWVIRSLKRPEEVTLLRHTYGDAFYSVAIYSEESMRRVRLQAAIKASRSSCANDRAGSLANEMIARDENQAVTASEHDYGQNVLKTFPMADVIISGDDPMEQERQVRRFVRVLFGENIVPSSSEHAMYLADGTAAISSSLSRKVGACMATERGEIVAVGVNEAPKAGGGQYTGESIGGRDADIGNDYSELTVHDLAASTVLALAADGWLSEEKAGKAEIDPDGLADEAIALLEVQKSPLMSLLEFQRPVHAEMSAILDAGRRGVSPKGAYLYCTTYPCHLCMKEIIAAGVWKVVYIEPYPKSRSVAMYGDALAIGKSIHDSQSTEIASVSVDPFIGVSPRAYRRLFVEQQYRRKDSRGEVVRQPLNTALPKAGYLRPLLSVSEREGIAILPLVPLDENEEMEQ, from the coding sequence ATGAGTGAAGCGCGGGCCGTAGGGAACGACGAGCAGCGCGAAGCTGCTGGTCCTGAACTGTGCATCGCACTCATCACTCCACTTGGGGCGCCAACTGATCATCTTGTAGCCATGCTTGAGAGTGAACTGCGGACATATAATTATTCGTCGGAACCCATTCGCCTTAGTGACTTGTTGGCGGCGCGATATGAAGGCGAGATCCCCCAGTATCGTGACCTCCGTACTGCGAAGCTTGTAGAACTTGGAAATGAGCTATGCAAAGAGCTTAGTGATCGGTCTGCGGTCGCTCGATTAGGAATAGAAGAGATTGTTCATCGGCGAGCTGATAATCCGTATTCGCGCAGACGTGCATGGGTAATTCGTTCGCTCAAGCGGCCGGAAGAAGTAACACTGTTACGGCACACGTATGGTGACGCTTTCTATAGCGTGGCGATCTACTCGGAAGAGTCTATGCGCAGAGTGCGGTTGCAGGCGGCAATCAAAGCATCTCGCTCATCATGCGCGAATGACAGAGCTGGGTCTCTTGCAAATGAAATGATTGCAAGGGATGAAAATCAGGCTGTTACGGCCTCTGAACATGATTATGGCCAGAATGTTCTCAAGACCTTTCCGATGGCGGACGTGATCATTTCCGGCGACGATCCTATGGAGCAAGAGCGACAGGTTCGTCGGTTTGTGCGAGTGTTATTCGGCGAGAATATTGTTCCTTCGTCGTCGGAGCATGCCATGTATCTGGCGGACGGAACTGCAGCCATTTCGTCATCGCTCAGCCGAAAAGTAGGGGCCTGTATGGCGACCGAACGTGGCGAGATCGTCGCAGTGGGGGTCAATGAGGCTCCGAAAGCAGGCGGCGGCCAATACACCGGAGAAAGTATTGGGGGCCGTGATGCGGATATAGGCAACGATTACAGTGAGCTAACAGTGCACGATTTGGCTGCGAGTACTGTACTGGCGCTCGCGGCCGATGGATGGCTAAGTGAAGAAAAGGCGGGTAAGGCGGAGATAGACCCTGACGGGCTCGCTGACGAAGCAATAGCACTTCTTGAGGTCCAAAAATCTCCTTTGATGTCGTTACTTGAATTTCAACGTCCTGTTCATGCCGAGATGAGCGCAATACTCGATGCGGGTCGTAGGGGCGTTTCACCCAAAGGCGCCTATTTGTATTGTACGACATACCCCTGTCATCTGTGCATGAAGGAGATAATTGCAGCAGGAGTCTGGAAAGTCGTATATATCGAACCTTATCCAAAAAGCCGCTCTGTTGCGATGTACGGAGACGCGCTTGCTATCGGAAAGTCGATTCACGACTCTCAATCGACAGAGATAGCATCTGTTTCCGTTGACCCCTTTATTGGAGTTTCTCCCCGAGCGTACAGGCGTCTCTTTGTTGAGCAGCAATATCGACGAAAAGATAGCCGTGGTGAGGTTGTTCGGCAACCGTTGAATACAGCCTTGCCTAAGGCGGGTTATCTTCGACCACTGCTGAGCGTTTCTGAGCGAGAAGGAATCGCAATCTTGCCCCTTGTTCCCCTTGATGAAAATGAGGAGATGGAACAGTGA
- a CDS encoding ThiF family adenylyltransferase, protein MVTQSMTLPASLHVPPALAEQLFSHLFPGDGDEHGAVIGATVVETQRGTRFLARRLYLAKDGVDYVPGKRGYRMLTAAFIRDRIKDCEREGLAYFAVHCHGGTDHVDFSRDDLASHERGYPALLDNLEHHPVGGLVFARNAAAGDIWLQDGSRVELNATVFHGARRRVFQPAPAPKPAADPTYDRQSRLFGDRGQAVLASQKVGIVGVGGAGSLVNEYLARLGVGHLVVVDPDRIELSNVPRVAGSHRRDALPWLTKPERPQFLRALGRWLATPKVRVAQRVARQANPEIGFDAIRGDVTLDTVAASLTDCDYVFLAADSMQARLVVNALVHQYLIPAVQVGAKVQLDKAGTVTDVFSVVRPLTPGLSCLWCNELIKPAKLQEEALTPEQRRQQRYVDDVDVHAPSVITLNAVAAAYAVDNYLMSTVGLRATDYRERWTRFHPLTSTAFDRVIHEIPRSDQSCPECGSNGRLSAGGQRRLPVKSTAGV, encoded by the coding sequence ATGGTTACGCAGTCGATGACACTTCCAGCAAGCCTCCACGTCCCGCCGGCCCTGGCCGAGCAGCTGTTCAGTCACCTCTTCCCTGGGGACGGTGACGAGCACGGCGCCGTCATCGGAGCCACCGTGGTGGAGACCCAGAGGGGCACCCGTTTCCTCGCGCGACGCCTCTACCTGGCAAAAGACGGTGTCGACTACGTTCCCGGCAAACGGGGTTATCGGATGCTGACGGCCGCATTCATCCGCGACCGCATCAAAGACTGTGAACGCGAAGGGCTCGCCTACTTCGCGGTGCACTGCCACGGCGGCACCGACCACGTCGACTTCTCCCGCGACGACCTGGCGTCGCACGAACGGGGATACCCGGCGCTGCTCGACAATCTCGAACACCATCCCGTGGGCGGCCTCGTCTTCGCCCGCAACGCCGCAGCCGGAGACATTTGGCTCCAGGACGGCAGTCGCGTCGAACTCAATGCGACTGTATTCCACGGTGCCCGCCGACGCGTCTTTCAGCCTGCGCCCGCCCCGAAGCCGGCAGCTGATCCGACCTACGACCGCCAAAGCCGACTCTTCGGTGATCGCGGCCAAGCCGTCCTCGCCAGCCAGAAGGTCGGCATCGTCGGTGTCGGCGGCGCAGGCTCCCTGGTCAACGAGTACCTTGCCCGGCTCGGCGTCGGTCACCTCGTTGTTGTTGACCCAGACCGGATCGAGCTCAGCAATGTGCCTCGTGTGGCCGGCAGCCACCGGCGGGACGCGCTGCCGTGGCTCACCAAGCCAGAACGGCCCCAGTTTCTTCGCGCGCTCGGCCGGTGGCTAGCGACGCCGAAGGTTAGGGTTGCCCAGCGAGTCGCGCGGCAAGCCAACCCTGAGATCGGCTTTGACGCCATCCGCGGTGACGTCACCCTGGACACAGTCGCCGCCAGCCTCACTGATTGCGACTACGTCTTCCTCGCTGCCGATTCGATGCAGGCACGCCTCGTCGTGAACGCCCTCGTCCACCAGTACCTGATTCCGGCCGTCCAGGTGGGCGCCAAGGTGCAACTGGACAAGGCCGGGACCGTGACCGACGTGTTTAGCGTAGTTCGCCCTCTGACTCCAGGGCTGAGCTGCCTGTGGTGCAACGAACTAATCAAACCAGCCAAACTGCAAGAAGAAGCACTCACTCCGGAGCAGCGACGACAGCAACGCTACGTTGACGACGTGGACGTACACGCACCCAGCGTCATTACGCTCAACGCCGTAGCCGCCGCTTACGCCGTCGACAATTACCTCATGTCGACTGTCGGCTTGAGAGCCACGGACTATCGGGAACGCTGGACCAGATTTCATCCTCTCACGTCGACTGCGTTCGACCGCGTAATCCATGAAATACCTCGCTCGGACCAAAGCTGCCCCGAATGCGGAAGCAACGGTCGCCTGAGCGCGGGTGGCCAGCGACGGCTACCGGTCAAGAGTACTGCCGGGGTCTAG
- a CDS encoding ImmA/IrrE family metallo-endopeptidase has translation MGFRRGFKTEANSRAQEVRWELGLGALDRLDPWVLAEHLLIEVWPLSVLQDTAPSVTHLLEVEPQVFSGVTVFRGHKRVIVHNDSHTPPRQNSDVAHEEAHALLFHPPTPAIDDRGCRHWDQDLEDEASWLGAVLLVTEDAALEIARERRWRTVEDAATHFGVSVEMINFRLNMTGARRRVERGRQRWGRG, from the coding sequence ATGGGTTTCCGTCGAGGTTTTAAGACCGAAGCTAACTCCCGCGCACAGGAGGTGCGCTGGGAGTTGGGCCTCGGCGCACTGGATCGACTCGATCCCTGGGTGCTCGCCGAGCACTTGCTGATCGAGGTGTGGCCGCTGTCGGTCTTGCAAGACACAGCTCCGTCGGTGACGCATCTGCTGGAAGTCGAGCCGCAAGTTTTCTCGGGAGTGACAGTCTTTCGGGGTCACAAGCGAGTCATTGTCCACAATGACAGTCACACTCCGCCGCGTCAAAACAGCGATGTGGCTCACGAGGAAGCCCACGCGCTCCTCTTTCATCCGCCCACGCCCGCGATCGATGATCGTGGCTGTCGTCATTGGGACCAGGATCTTGAAGACGAGGCCTCTTGGCTCGGCGCGGTTCTCTTGGTGACTGAGGACGCGGCCTTGGAGATCGCGCGAGAGCGACGTTGGCGCACGGTTGAAGATGCGGCGACCCACTTTGGAGTCAGCGTCGAAATGATCAACTTTCGCCTCAACATGACGGGAGCTCGGAGGCGTGTTGAACGGGGGCGGCAGCGGTGGGGACGCGGTTGA
- a CDS encoding alpha/beta hydrolase produces MTARSAETTVRTPDGLNLVGTLVQPDGQLRHAVVLVHGGGVTRHEAGFFTRLAAGLAEGGVASLRFDLPGHGESEGRQEELSLTGVLNAIRAARAHLCRETSLTSASLVAASFSGGLAAYYAARRPADVERLVLFNPLLDYKQRFVDQKDFWQDDYLTDEAARDLAEQGFLPHSPSFKLSRALLNEVFWLDARGALADIQAPTLLVHGTKDTFIPVESSRDADHRLTAPHRLLELEGAQHGIAVHDDPTYADPQSQAWQAEVIAAVRDWLTAAD; encoded by the coding sequence ATGACCGCCCGTAGCGCCGAGACCACCGTCCGCACGCCAGACGGCCTCAACCTGGTCGGCACGCTGGTCCAGCCGGACGGCCAACTGCGCCACGCCGTTGTTCTCGTGCACGGCGGTGGCGTCACGCGTCATGAGGCGGGCTTCTTCACTCGGCTGGCCGCCGGCCTGGCCGAGGGTGGCGTAGCCTCGCTCCGCTTCGATCTCCCCGGCCACGGCGAAAGCGAAGGGCGCCAGGAAGAGCTATCGCTCACCGGAGTTCTCAACGCCATCCGCGCAGCTCGGGCCCACCTCTGCCGGGAGACCAGTCTGACGTCGGCGTCGCTGGTGGCGGCCAGCTTCTCCGGTGGCCTGGCTGCCTACTACGCGGCCCGGCGTCCGGCCGATGTCGAGCGGCTGGTGTTGTTCAACCCGCTGTTGGACTACAAGCAACGCTTCGTGGATCAGAAGGACTTTTGGCAGGACGACTACCTGACTGACGAGGCCGCCCGCGACCTCGCCGAACAGGGCTTCTTGCCGCACTCGCCGAGCTTCAAGTTGAGTCGCGCCCTGCTCAATGAGGTGTTCTGGCTGGACGCCCGCGGGGCGCTGGCCGACATCCAAGCGCCCACGCTCCTCGTGCACGGCACCAAGGACACTTTCATCCCGGTGGAGTCCTCACGAGACGCAGATCACCGGCTGACCGCCCCGCACCGACTGCTTGAGCTCGAGGGTGCGCAGCACGGCATCGCCGTTCACGACGACCCGACGTATGCCGACCCGCAGAGCCAGGCGTGGCAGGCCGAGGTCATCGCCGCTGTCCGCGACTGGCTGACCGCGGCCGACTGA
- a CDS encoding S1 family peptidase, with translation MAASLLALTTTAVIPAASADTGVQPNIVGGTGATGNTSWMASLQYDAPDYGRTAYHTCGAVLVFRQWVVTGAQCVTDDPSNPPGQVPTDKKTFSVRVGSKDRTKGGQVAKIKRIVVRAGWNWGQTAPVEDLVMAELDHPLDLQPLQLAPRAPRPGTRIRLYGWGADDPAVPPTSLPRRLQQLDTTVVPAARCANAFQSAGEFCTDNPHGTDGPGNGDSGSPAVQMVNGVPQLVGTCSRGGSAVPGEDTTVYTSVPDFRRWIYDVARDNA, from the coding sequence GTGGCCGCCAGCCTCTTGGCCCTGACCACCACGGCCGTCATCCCGGCGGCCAGCGCCGACACGGGTGTCCAGCCCAACATCGTCGGCGGCACCGGCGCGACCGGCAACACCTCCTGGATGGCCTCGCTCCAGTACGACGCGCCGGACTACGGGCGCACCGCCTACCACACCTGCGGGGCCGTGCTGGTCTTCCGTCAGTGGGTCGTGACCGGCGCGCAGTGCGTCACGGACGACCCCTCGAACCCGCCGGGCCAGGTCCCCACGGACAAGAAGACGTTCTCGGTGCGGGTCGGCTCGAAAGATCGGACCAAGGGCGGCCAGGTCGCGAAGATCAAGCGCATCGTGGTGCGGGCCGGCTGGAACTGGGGTCAGACCGCTCCGGTGGAAGACCTGGTCATGGCCGAGCTGGACCACCCGCTCGACCTGCAGCCGCTGCAGCTGGCGCCCCGCGCCCCGCGACCGGGTACGCGCATCCGGTTGTACGGCTGGGGAGCGGACGACCCGGCGGTCCCGCCCACCAGCCTGCCGCGTCGGCTCCAGCAGCTCGACACCACCGTGGTACCGGCCGCGCGGTGCGCAAACGCCTTCCAGTCCGCCGGGGAGTTCTGCACCGACAACCCGCACGGCACGGACGGCCCGGGCAACGGTGACTCCGGCAGCCCGGCGGTGCAGATGGTGAACGGCGTACCGCAGTTGGTGGGGACGTGTAGCCGAGGCGGGTCCGCCGTTCCGGGTGAAGACACCACCGTCTACACCAGCGTGCCGGACTTCCGGCGGTGGATCTACGACGTCGCGCGTGACAACGCGTAG